A region of Argentina anserina chromosome 5, drPotAnse1.1, whole genome shotgun sequence DNA encodes the following proteins:
- the LOC126796096 gene encoding disease resistance protein RPV1-like, which yields MATSSGTGVPFPPSSEPTWEHDVFLSFRGKDTRRSFTSHLYQALKHAGVRVYFYTEQLGKGDVLGGLLKTIERSKIYIVVFSENFASSEWCLLELAKIMECRSTYGLMVLPVFYHVEPSDVRYQKGSFAKAFAEHEVRGRSSREEIDMWRRALKEAASLSGWNVLNYGSDAEVIREIVKTISKQLAEPNPEFHAESPEVDDRQLVDPEVTVARFPVGIKSRVDDLVRHLNFGSDKVRMVGIFGVSGLGKTTIAKAMYNQYHKCFDGACFLVNVRGIIKEPNGLISLQEQLHDVLETKIDVGVVSAGVQQVKRERRMLVMIDDIDDSKQLDQLAINRDRFGSGSRIVVITREDGLLKQLKVNTTYLPRSMNKEEANELFSWHAFGKCSPDKKYSEHSRTVVSYVGGLPLYLMAVGNKLNGEGIEMWQQALRGIAIKQARILEELLLYCYSLFPTGYEFRKDELVQLWIAEGFIVDKYAERMEDTGISYFSDLENEGYFLLSRSDFRVDFDLVSSVTCNSNNLYELNTDKADVVKNKTSRDHYSKGMDPVSVSENIECRDDSFRAVDPESISQDTASQAEDELKAVDEPSSSEKIISLADSIFETLDVISVSENTLSPANDLRAREMVFDSGYTASELDYLRAVDANLNGASATTRHLSLTSKDIDGICFGVVEKLNKLRTLLFLSDSGSSITHVPRNFFWSLKLLRTLKLRGTHISELPSSIRNVKELRYLDVSYTPITRLPESVTYLHNLQTLKLRGCVQFDQLPKDLEKLTKLRHIELDIMRQLDSLPTNLGNLTHLQTLSAFLIDKDEGCHIGQLKNLNDLKGALCISRLENVMNVEEVVEASLVQKKFLDRLELRWSHLLSTNKEEQEEILEWLEPHGGLKELQIQYFGGSKLPTWISSPSFAVLVAVTLYRCKNCTLIPSMGQLPALKVLSIMEMNEVTEINHQFFRNGQSNDQAFPAFPKLERLEIDIMLKLKEWKELQTGDLPSLLKLTVDSCPELETLPSLSSIFSLKQLEFRSCPKLQPSDQLPDSLQSLMIVDCPRIKEWFHEGDGEEWSKKHRSIWLDEEEIKF from the exons ATGGCCACCAGCAGCGGAACCGGTGTACCATTTCCTCCGTCATCGGAACCAACATGGGAGCACGATGTCTTCTTGAGCTTCAGAGGTAAAGATACACGCCGTAGCTTCACATCCCATCTCTACCAGGCATTGAAACATGCTGGAGTCCGCGTCTATTTTTATACTGAGCAATTAGGTAAGGGAGACGTTTTAGGCGGTCTGCtgaaaacaatagaaagatcgAAGATCTATATCGTCGTGTTTTCCGAGAACTTTGCAAGTTCCGAATGGTGTTTGTTGGAGCTGGCGAAGATCATGGAGTGTAGATCAACGTATGGCCTGATGGTACTTCCAGTATTCTATCATGTCGAGCCTTCAGATGTGAGATACCAAAAGGGTAGTTTTGCAAAAGCATTTGCTGAACACGAAGTGAGGGGCAGGTCAAGTCGGGAGGAAATAGATATGTGGAGAAGGGCTCTAAAGGAAGCTGCGAGTTTGTCGGGCTGGAATGTTCTCAACTACGG GAGTGATGCGGAGGTCATCAGGGAGATTGTAAAGACAATTTCTAAACAGTTGGCGGAGCCGAACCCAGAATTCCATGCTGAGTCGCCAGAAGTTGATGATAGACAGTTAGTTGATCCAGAAGTGACTGTAGCCAGATTTCCTGTTGGAATTAAGTCTCGAGTGGATGATTTGGTTCGTCATCTGAATTTTGGGTCAGACAAGGTACGAATGGTTGGAATTTTTGGGGTCTCAGGACTTGGAAAAACAACGATTGCCAAAGCTATGTATAACCAATATCATAAGTGCTTTGATGGTGCATGTTTTCTTGTCAATGTGAGGGGCATTATAAAAGAACCGAATGGTCTGATTAGTTTGCAGGAACAACTTCATGATGTCTTGGAAACAAAGATAGACGTAGGAGTTGTTTCTGCAGGGGTCCAGCAGGTGAAAAGGGAAAGAAGGATGCTAGTCATGATTGATGACATAGATGATAGTAAACAACTAGATCAATTAGCCATAAACCGTGATAGGTTTGGTTCTGGAAGTAGAATTGTAGTAATAACAAGAGAGGATGGTTTGCTAAAGCAGCTTAAAGTGAATACAACATATTTGCCACGATCAATGAACAAAGAGGAAGCAAATGAGCTCTTCAGCTGGCATGCCTTTGGGAAGTGTTCTCCTGATAAAAAATattctgaacattcaagaactgtGGTCTCTTATGTTGGGGGTTTGCCACTGTATCTCATGGCTGTAGGTAATAAACTTAATGGAGAAGGCATAGAGATGTGGCAACAGGCGCTGAGAGGTATTGCAATCAAGCAAGCTAGAATTTTGGAAGAGTTATTGCTGTATTGTTATTCCCTCTTTCCAACAGGTTATGAATTCAGAAAAGATGAGTTGGTTCAATTGTGGATTGCTGAAGGCTTTATCGTGGACAAGTATGCAGAGAGGATGGAGGATACTGGCATTTCATATTTCAGTGACTTGGAGAACGAAGGTTATTTTTTGCTCTCAAGAAGTGATTTTAgagttgattttgatttggtcTCCTCGGTGACATGCAATTCCAACAACCTGTACGAGCTTAATACTGACAAGGCTGATGTtgtgaaaaacaaaacttctcgggatcatTATTCCAAAGGCATGGATCCGGTTTCTGTTTCAGAAAACATAGAATGTCGAGATGATTCTTTCAGAGCAGTGGATCCAGAGTCTATCTCACAAGACACAGCTTCTCAGGCTGAGGATGAATTAAAAGCGGTGGATGAACCTTCTAGTTCAGAAAAGATAATTTCTTTGGCTGATAGTATTTTTGAAACCCTGGATGTGATTTCTGTTTCAGAGAACACACTTTCCCCGGCTAATGATTTGAGAGCCAGGGAAATGGTTTTTGATTCAGGGTACACAGCTTCTGAGCTTGATTATCTTAGAGCCGTGGATGCAAATCTTAATGGAGCCTCTGCAACTACACGACATTTATCTTTAACGAGCAAGGACATTGATGGTATATGTTTTGGGGTTGTTGAAAAACTGAACAAACTGCGCACTCTGCTTTTTCTCTCGGATAGTGGATCTTCCATTACACATGTTCCTCGTAATTTCTTTTGGAGCTTAAAGTTATTGAGAACATTGAAGTTGCGTGGAACACATATTTCTGAATTGCCAAGCTCCATTCGAAATGTCAAAGAGTTACGATATCTTGATGTCTCTTACACACCCATTACACGGTTGCCTGAATCAGTAACTTACCTTCATAATTTACAAACCTTAAAGCTTCGAGGTTGTGTACAATTTGATCAGCTACCAAAGGATCTGGAGAAGCTAACCAAGCTACGCCATATTGAACTTGATATCATGCGGCAACTGGATTCCTTGCCTACAAACTTGGGGAACTTGACTCACCTTCAGACACTGTCAGCATTTCTTATTGATAAAGACGAAGGGTGCCATATTGGACAGTTGAAGAATTTAAATGACCTCAAAGGAGCACTCTGCATTTCAAGGCTTGAAAACGTGATGAACGTGGAAGAGGTCGTGGAAGCTTCTTTGGTTCAGAAGAAATTTCTCGATAGGTTGGAGCTCCGGTGGAGTCATCTGTTATCTACAAACAAAGAGGAACAAGAAGAAATCCTTGAATGGCTTGAACCCCATGGTGGCCTTAAAGAGCTACAAATACAATACTTTGGTGGATCAAAACTTCCAACTTGGATTAGTAGTCCATCTTTTGCTGTCCTTGTTGCTGTTACCCTCTATAGATGCAAAAATTGTACACTTATCCCATCCATGGGGCAATTACCAGCGCTTAAAGTGCTTTCCATTATGGAGATGAATGAGGTGACAGAAATTAATCATCAATTTTTCCGGAATGGCCAATCTAATGATCAAGCTTTCCCTGCATTTCCAAAGCTTGAGAGACTAGAAATTGACATCATGCTCAAACTGAAAGAGTGGAAGGAGCTTCAGACAGGTGACTTGCCATCTCTACTTAAGCTCACAGTGGACTCTTGCCCAGAACTTGAAACACTTCCGTCACTCTCAAGCATTTTTTCACTCAAGCAATTGGAATTTAGGAGCTGTCCAAAGCTTCAGCCCAGTGATCAACTACCAGATTCCCTTCAATCGTTGATGATTGTAGATTGCCCTCGAATCAAAGAATGGTTCCATGAGGGGGATGGTGAAGAATGGAGCAAGAAGCATCGTAGCATATGGCTTGATGAAGAAGAG ATCAAGTTCTAG